The segment AAATTAGTAAAATATAATGAGCCTTTACAAATGCAAATTAGTTCATTAGATTATGATAGTTTTATTGGCAGAATTGGAATTGGTAGATTATTTCAAGGTACTATTTCTGAAGGACAAGAAATAATTGTTGTTGATGATTATGATTTAAAAAGAAAAGCAAAATTAAAATATTTATTTGTTTATCAAGGATTAAAACGAGTAGCTGTTAAAAACGCTGTTGCTGGTGATATTGTTTGCATAGCGGGTATTGAAAATATAACAATTGGTAATACTATTTGTGATAAAGATAATGTTGTGCCAATGGAACCAATTACAATACAGGCTCCAACAATGTCAATGAATTTCCTTGTCAATAATTCACCATTTTCTGGAACTGAAGGTAAACTAGTAACTAGTAATAAAATTAAAGAACGTTTAACAAGAGAATTAGAAACTAATGTTGGTTTAAAAATAGAACAATTATCCGGAAGTAATGCTGATGGTTTTAAAGTTTTTGGTCGTGGTGAATTACATTTATCTGTTTTAATTGAAAATATGCGTCGCGAAGGCTTTGAATTAGGTATTTCTAAACCGGAAGTAGTATTTAAAAAAGATGAAAAAGGACACACCACTGAACCAGTCGAAGAAATTATTTTAAATCATCCTACTGAATATAGTAGTACTGTTATTAATAATTTAAATCTAAGAAAAGGTATTATGACTAATATGGATTCTGATAATGTTCGTGATAAAATTATTTTTCATATTCCAACAAGAGGATTAATTGGATTTGGTCGTCAATACGTTAATATTACTCGTGGAACGGGTGTTATGGTTCGTAGTTTCCTTACATATGAACCATTAAAAGGCGAAATTAATAATAATAGAAATGGCGTTCTAGTAAGTATGATTACAGGGACAACATTACCTTATGCTTTAAATTCTTTAGAAGAACGTGGTACTTTATTTGTTAAACCGCAAACTAAAGTGTATGAAGGAATGATTATTGGTTTAAGTAATCGTGATAAAGATTTAGATGTTAATCCTTGCAAAGCAAAACAATTAACAAATACTAGAAGTTCAGGTAATGATGAAGCTGTTAGATTAACACCACCAACTATTTTTAGTTTAGAAGAATCTTTAGAATTTATTGCTAGCGATGAATTAGTTGAAGTAACACCACAAAATATTCGTATGCGTAAAAAATTCTTGACTGAAAATGAACGTAAACAAAATAGAAATTGTAAGTAATACTTACGATTTTTTGTTTAAAGATTAAAAGGATTATAATTTACACAGTTAACTGTAGATACTCAATATTCTGATTCAATATCAATAATATCATTTAAAGACAGAATTTTTTGATTTTCTTGCAATATATCTTCTATCTGTATTGTTTCATAATTAGCAAAGTTATTAACTTCATTAATCATTAATTGAATTTGCTTATCAAGCAGTTCTTTATTTTTTTTCTTTTCAATATATTTTTTTCTGCGTCTTTTTTCTCCTTCTCTTTTTTTTCTAATAAATTCAGGATTTGATTTATTTTTTACTAAATATTGTTTTTGTCTTTCTGCATGTTTTTGTTTTTTAGTTTTAATGTTTTCAAATGAAATTTCTACAAAAATAGCGGGAGAAGGCACAAAAATAGATTCATCTTTTGTTTTTTCGTTATTGTTATTCTCTAACATTATATCCATATTTTATATTTCCTTTTTAAAATAAATAGTGTATTAAACTTATATTAAGTTTATGTTTTTGATTTTAGCATCTTTTTTAATTTAGAAAAATAGTTACCATTTTGGTAACTATTTTTATTTTGCTATAAATTTATTATTAATTTTAGTTTTATGTTGGATTGATAAACTTATTTTATTTATTTCATCAATAAAATTATTATCTTTTTCTATATCTCAACCATTTTTTTGATCAATTTCTTTTGTTATTTTTTCCAATTCTATTTTGATTTCTTTTAAACTAGTTTTATTAATATTATTATTTAATCTTTTTTCAATATTTTGAATTTTTATATGAATTTCATAATATCAAGTGGTATCTACAACATTGCAAAGTGGCTCTTGTATTCAAGCATGGTACATTTTTCTTTCTTCAAATCCTTCTGGAAGTTTTATTTCTTCTTTAATTTCAGCAATAAATTTATATATACTTTTTATTTTTTTAACTTTACTATACATATCTTTTTATCTTCCTTTCAAAAAAATAAAAAACCCATATACTTTAAAAATTAAAATAATGAGTTGAAAACTTAAATTAAGTTTAAAAAATTATATCATAATATCTAGAATATTTGGTGTTAAATTTTTATACATATTTTTAAAATATAAAAAAATAGTTATAGATAAATAAAACTACTCAATTGAGTAGTTTTATTTATCTTCTTCAATTTTTACTGTCATTTCTTGATCATCAAAAACAAATTTAACTTTTTTATCATCTTTTTTATTAACAGCATCACTGGGTTTATCATTTTTTTTAGTTTCAAATAAAGGTTTTGGTTTTTTCTTTAATTCTTTTTCATTTTTTAAATAATATTTTTGAACTATATCAAAAAGTTCATTATTTAAACTACCATCTTTATATCTCTTTTTAAATTTATAAAAATACTTATAACGCTTATCTAAAATTATTGATTTAATTTCATTAAAGAGTATAAAAGCATTTCTACTTGAAAATTTATAATTATTTTTACCTATTTTTACTAAATTATCACTTATAATATTATTTATTTTAAACTTAAATCTTTTTCTTTTAAAAAGAAAAATAACTAAAATAAAAATAAAAGTTAGCATTAATAATAATATTGATAATCCTATGATTATTCAGTCCTTTATTGAAAAATCTGATCAATTAACTAAAAACATTATATTTAAATTATTTTGCATATAAATAACCCCCTAAATTTTCTTAATATATAAATTTGCGTCATTTTATAAACAAGTTCTTCTTATTTTTTATTTTGGATAAATTACATTTAAAATTACACTTCCAATAACTAAAGGGTCATCATAAGTCATTTCAACTGTTAAAGTAGTTGGTTTAATGTTCATATTATTATATTTTAAATTACCTAAAATAATTTTTTCTTTTATTAAATTTGATTGTGGATTACTTTCAATTAGTCTCTCTTTAATAACCTCCTTTATAGTTTCTGGACTTGTCATTTTCAATTTGTCTTCAGGTTTTAATTGCAGATTTGTTTTGTTTTTGAAAATTACTGCTAAAGTTTGTTTATTATCACTAATTGATGATTGTTTAGAGATCGAACTATTTGATTTTTTTTATTTTTTTCTTCCTCTTCTTTTTCTTTTTCTCCTTCTGTTTCAGCAATAGCTGTCATACCACCAGCAATGGTGGCTCCAATTAAAGCTGCAGAGCCGATAAGACCAGCAATAATTTTTGTTGATTTCTTCTTCTTTTTCTTTTCTTCTTCATCTTCTTCTGACATAAATTACAAACCTCTTTTCTAAGCCCTTAATTTTTTTCTAAGTTAATTTTACATGATTAAAAATAATCTATTGACATTTTACTTTTATTAGAGTAGAAATTTAAATAAACAATTAGTTGTATAAATTACTGATGTATTTTTTTATTTTTTGAAAATTAATAATCTTAAACATTAAAATAGTAATTATTATTACTTTTAATAAAGTTTTTTATCTTATTTTTTAAAGAACTTAGTAAAAATAAGATAAAATATTAATATTGCATTAAAGAAAAAGGTGAACGCATGTCATTTCAACAATTTAATTTACAACCATGACTAATTGAAAATTTAAAAAAAGAAAAACTAATTAATCCAACACCAGTCCAAACCGAAATTATTCCTTTAGCATTAACTAATAAAAACTTAATTATTAAAAGTGCTACTGGTAGTGGTAAAACTCATACTTATTTAATTCCAATTTTAAATAATTGTAATGTTACTTTAAAAGTAACACAAGCAGTTATTATTACACCTACTCGTGAACTTGCTCAACAAACGTTCAATTTTTTAAAAGCTTTAATTAAAGATCAAAATATTAGCATTGCTTGTTTAGTGGGTGGCAAAGATATTATTCGTCAAAGTAATAATTTAAGTAATAATCAACCACAAATTGTAATTGGAACTCCAACTAGATTAAAACGTTTATATGAACTTAATATGTTAGCAATTACTACTACTAACACTTTAGTTATTGATGAATGTGATATGTTATTTGATATGGGATTCATGGAAGATTTAGATTTTTTAATTACTAAAATGAATAAAAATACTCAAATTATGACTTTTTCAGCAACAATATTACCCCAACTAGTTACTTGATTAAAAAAATATATTACTAACGCTACTACAATTAGTATTGATAATAAATCTCAAAAAATTCAACATATTTTTATTAATCGTCATCATCAAGATAGTAAAAAACAACTACAATCATTATTAACAATGTTTGATCCTTATTTATGCTTAATTTTTGTTAATAACAAAGAAAATATTGAAGAAATTGCAAACGTCTTAATTGAAGAAAATAAAAAAGTAGCAATCTTACATGGTGGATTACCAGCACGAGAACGTTCTCAAACTTTTAAACGTATTAAAAATTTTGAATATCAATATGTTGTTTGTTCAGATATCGCAGCACGTGGTATTGATATTGAAGGGGTATCTCATGTTATTTCTTTACAATTACCGACAAATAATCTAGAATATTATTTTCATCGAGCAGGGCGAACAGGACGAGCTAACTATTCAGGTATTTCTTATGTATTTTATGATAAGAGTGATAATTCTACTATTCATAAGTTAAAAAATTTAAATGTTCCAATAGAATACTATAAAATTAAAGATAATAAGTTACTACCAGAAATTACTAATGACAACATCCTTATTCATAAACGAAAAATAGAAAGAAATAAAGAAGAGCAATATGTTATTAATCGCTTTAAAAAAAATAAAAATGTAACTCCTGGTTATAAGAAAAAATTTAATAAAGATTTAGAAGCAATAAAAAAAGAAACAAGAAAACAACACATTAAAGCATCAATTAAGAAAATTAAAAAAACACAAGCAATTGCAAGAAGAAAAAAACTTTTTGATGAAAATTAATAATGAAAGAGGAAGCAAGATGGAAAATGACAAATTAATTATTGGATCTCATGTTTCAATGAAAGCACCAAAATATTTATTGGGTGCTCTTGA is part of the Spiroplasma endosymbiont of Lasioglossum villosulum genome and harbors:
- the typA gene encoding translational GTPase TypA, with product MSEQEKVSAEQKIINIAVIAHVDVGKSTLVDALLKQSNIFHQNQVIVEQIMDSNDQERQRGITIYSKNCSIMHGNTKINIIDTPGHADFSSEVERIMKTVDCVILLVDSVEGPMPQTRFVLQKALEHNLNPILMINKIDKKDQRIEEVKDEVLELFMELNANDEQLDFPTLYGITKQGIAQYELNQPSENLEPLFETIIKHAKISKLVKYNEPLQMQISSLDYDSFIGRIGIGRLFQGTISEGQEIIVVDDYDLKRKAKLKYLFVYQGLKRVAVKNAVAGDIVCIAGIENITIGNTICDKDNVVPMEPITIQAPTMSMNFLVNNSPFSGTEGKLVTSNKIKERLTRELETNVGLKIEQLSGSNADGFKVFGRGELHLSVLIENMRREGFELGISKPEVVFKKDEKGHTTEPVEEIILNHPTEYSSTVINNLNLRKGIMTNMDSDNVRDKIIFHIPTRGLIGFGRQYVNITRGTGVMVRSFLTYEPLKGEINNNRNGVLVSMITGTTLPYALNSLEERGTLFVKPQTKVYEGMIIGLSNRDKDLDVNPCKAKQLTNTRSSGNDEAVRLTPPTIFSLEESLEFIASDELVEVTPQNIRMRKKFLTENERKQNRNCK
- a CDS encoding DEAD/DEAH box helicase, whose product is MSFQQFNLQPWLIENLKKEKLINPTPVQTEIIPLALTNKNLIIKSATGSGKTHTYLIPILNNCNVTLKVTQAVIITPTRELAQQTFNFLKALIKDQNISIACLVGGKDIIRQSNNLSNNQPQIVIGTPTRLKRLYELNMLAITTTNTLVIDECDMLFDMGFMEDLDFLITKMNKNTQIMTFSATILPQLVTWLKKYITNATTISIDNKSQKIQHIFINRHHQDSKKQLQSLLTMFDPYLCLIFVNNKENIEEIANVLIEENKKVAILHGGLPARERSQTFKRIKNFEYQYVVCSDIAARGIDIEGVSHVISLQLPTNNLEYYFHRAGRTGRANYSGISYVFYDKSDNSTIHKLKNLNVPIEYYKIKDNKLLPEITNDNILIHKRKIERNKEEQYVINRFKKNKNVTPGYKKKFNKDLEAIKKETRKQHIKASIKKIKKTQAIARRKKLFDEN